A genomic segment from Heptranchias perlo isolate sHepPer1 chromosome 18, sHepPer1.hap1, whole genome shotgun sequence encodes:
- the parvb gene encoding beta-parvin isoform X3: MSDLQEEGKNAINAPLSPTPTDIHPEDTMLEENEERTMIEPYSKEEAKFKELVKVLIDWINDVLVEERIIVKTLEEDLYDGQVLQKLLEKLANRKLNVAEVTQSEIGQKQKLQTVLESVNDLLRPQGWAIKWSVDLIHAKKMVAILHLLVALAMHFRAPVRLPEHVSVQVVVVRKREGILQTSHVTEEFTSTTEMMMGRFERDAFDTLFDHAPDKLSVVKKSLITFVNKHLNKLNLEVTELETQFADGVYLVLLMGLLEDYFVPLYNFYLTPESFEQKVHNVAFSFELMQDGGLKKPKARPEDVVNLDLKSTLRVLYNLFTKYKNVE, translated from the exons AGGAGAATGAAGAACGAACAATGATTGAGCCATATTCCAAGGAAGAGGCAAAGTTCAAAGAGCTTGTAAAG GTTCTAATTGACTGGATTAATGATGTACTAGTAGAAGAAAGAATAATAGTGAAGACTCTTGAAGAAGATCTCTATGATGGACAGGTTCTCCAGAAGTTGCTAG AGAAACTTGCAAATCGTAAACTGAATGTTGCTGAAGTGACGCAGTCAGAAATAGGGCAGAAACAGAAACTTCAGACTGTGTTGGAATCTGTAAATGATCTGCTTCGACCCCAAGGATGGGCTATCAAATGGAGTGTTGATT TGATCCACGCAAAAAAGATGGTGGCTATACTTCATCTCCTCGTAGCTTTGGCCATGCATTTCCGAGCCCCCGTCAGATTGCCAGAACATGTGTCCGTGCAGGTAGTGGTTGTACGG AAGCGGGAGGGCATACTTCAAACATCACATGTTACAGAAGAGTTTACCAGCACAACAGA GATGATGATGGGGAGGTTCG AACGGGATGCATTTGATACACTGTTCGACCATGCACCTGATAAGCTCAGTGTTGTTAAGAAG TCACTTATCACATTTGTGAATAAACATCTAAACAAGCTCAACTTGGAGGTGACAGAACTGGAGACACAG TTTGCAGATGGTGTATACCTCGTGTTGCTTATGGGACTTCTTGAAGATTACTTTGTCCCTCTCTACAACTTTTATCTGACACCAGAAAGTTTTGAACAGAAG GTCCATAATGTAGCATTTTCATTTGAGCTTATGCAAGATGGAGGACTTAAAAAACCAAAGGCTCGTCCAGAAG ATGTTGTAAACTTGGACCTGAAGTCAACGCTGAGAGTGCTTTACAATCTATTCACAAAATACAAGAATGTGGAGTAA